The following are encoded in a window of Brettanomyces bruxellensis chromosome 9, complete sequence genomic DNA:
- a CDS encoding uncharacterized protein (CAZy:AA4): MNRIRPLIIQSVKFSKYSRGFKTYSRVFQDVQIKAKKEEQSNKNDQFKQSQRSKLEDQQRQGQIPLSQFIKGFTVATIFLVGGVLEGYWMGKTPENDRSVIELKDIERSPSYATVAVVNDAIQKIVKIVGEENITISEGEIKSHSADSSKFVLPKEDEEPYCVVYPRSAEQVSNIVKICYDKYIPIVPVSGGTSIEGHYIATRKGISLDLSRMNKLIALHEDDMDVVVQPGMEWTELNEILKPRGLMFGPDPAPGAMIGGIVSTNASGTNAYKFGGAKDNVLALKVVLADGTIIRTKRRSKKSSNGYNLTNLFIGAEGTLGIVVEATLKLHPLPKSEAIALMNFKTIGDATRAVADIVKSGIDCNALEFMDDRQMRAVIEMGSGGDRKWSAHHLLMMKLGGNNKGVVKESIKQVQSLGKKNGGFNFDVATNEADKNAIWQVRKTLLWNSLGWARKIKPNARVMPTDVCVPVSKLPALMSHVMAKMDDANLLATAAGHAGDGNLHILVIYEPEQIEIAHKLVNEMSREAIKLDGTISGEHGIGMSDKREFLEEELGEGTIGAMRSIKYALDKRLIMNPDHIFKIDPAEHRIANE; the protein is encoded by the coding sequence ATGAATAGAATTAGACCGCTCATCATCCAATCGGTGAAATTCTCGAAGTATTCCAGAGGTTTCAAAACATACTCGCGTGTTTTCCAAGATGTACAAATAAAAGCGAAAAAAGAGGAGCAAAGCAATAAGAACGATCAATTTAAACAGAGCCAGCGGTCTAAGCTTGAAGATCAGCAGAGACAAGGACAAATTCCGCTCTCTCAATTTATTAAGGGATTTACAGTAGCGACAATATTTCTTGTCGGAGGAGTTCTTGAAGGCTATTGGATGGGAAAGACACCTGAAAATGATAGGTCTGTTATCGAATTGAAAGATATTGAGAGGTCCCCGAGCTATGCAACGGTGGCAGTTGTCAATGATGCAATCCAGAAGATTGTGAAAATTGTTGGCGAGGAAAATATCACCATTTCAGAGGGTGAGATCAAATCACACTCTGCAGATTCCTCAAAGTTCGttcttccaaaagaagacgAGGAGCCTTATTGTGTTGTGTATCCTCGAAGTGCCGAGCAGGTTTCCAATATTGTTAAGATATGCTATGATAAGTATATTCCAATTGTGCCTGTTTCAGGTGGAACTTCCATTGAAGGTCACTACATTGCAACCAGAAAGGGTATCAGTTTGGATTTGAGCAGAATGAACAAGCTCATCGCTTTGCATGAAGATGATATGGATGTGGTTGTTCAGCCTGGAATGGAATGGACCGAGTTGAATGAGATCCTCAAACCTCGAGGTTTGATGTTTGGTCCCGATCCTGCACCTGGTGCAATGATTGGTGGAATTGTTTCGACTAATGCTTCGGGAACAAATGCGTACAAGTTTGGAGGGGCCAAGGACAATGTGCTTGCTTTGAAAGTTGTGCTTGCAGACGGAACTATCATTCGTACAAAGAGGAGATCCAAGAAATCGTCTAACGGATACAATCTGACGAATTTGTTCATTGGTGCAGAGGGAACTTTGGGAATAGTTGTTGAGGCTACTCTCAAGTTACATCCGTTGCCAAAATCGGAGGCAATTGCCTTGATGAACTTCAAAACTATTGGAGATGCTACAAGGGCTGTTGCTGATATTGTGAAGAGTGGAATCGATTGTAATGCCTTGGAGTTTATGGATGACCGTCAGATGAGGGCCGTCATAGAGATGGGATCTGGAGGTGATAGAAAGTGGAGTGCGCATCatcttttgatgatgaaattggGTGGAAACAACAAGGGTGTCGTTAAAGAGTCGATAAAGCAAGTTCAAAGTCtaggaaaaaagaatggtGGCTTCAACTTTGATGTCGCAACTAATGAGGCGGATAAGAATGCCATCTGGCAGGTTCGGAAAACTCTTTTGTGGAATTCCTTGGGCTGGGccagaaagataaaacCAAATGCTCGCGTAATGCCAACTGATGTTTGTGTTCCAGTTTCAAAGCTTCCAGCACTTATGTCACATGTGATGGCAAAAATGGATGATGCAAACCTTTTGGCGACAGCCGCTGGTCATGCTGGTGATGGTAACTTGCACATTTTGGTGATATATGAGCCCGAGCAGATTGAAATCGCACATAAGCTTGTCAATGAAATGTCAAGAGAGGCAATTAAACTTGATGGAACCATCTCTGGAGAACACGGAATTGGTATGAGTGACAAACGTGAGTTTTTGGAAGAGGAACTTGGAGAAGGCACAATCGGTGCGATGCGTAGTATTAAATACGCTTTGGATAAACGTCTTATCATGAATCCTGACCATATATTTAAGATTGATCCAGCTGAGCATAGGATTGCCAATGAGTAA
- a CDS encoding uncharacterized protein (BUSCO:EOG09262MOO), whose product MSSSTLAPQVYGADEINAVVLDPGSYTIRAGFGGYDSPTLVFPSSYGEHPKKEGEDGFVRIFDENSLYAHPQSNTVIKPIMKDNLVQDWDGAIEQYEHMFKLMDVDPNEQPLLLTESTMNSHKNKVKALEVFLEQEQFCAFYAVKQPTCVSFAHGRPNCLVVDIGHDLLTATPVIDGICLKKQVMGTKYAGAFVDQQLRQFLEEKKIKYNPIYSVKSKKPTYWESPESHSQFEPKTFDNEVDPSVESFNMNRTIQEMKETLLECCAEDEQVERKDFSDGEGKHDGNKNTDDDTLYFELPDGLNVPFTKYERQQLSNSLFNPLETLSKPICGWEKPHNGDIISTLGHGSEKTSKEYVPLRRSKRPDENKSEKMQAILAKFKREKAQRGMGVSRLVQTVLDNLDIDLRPQLANNIVLTGATSLIPRLNERLHSELTERNPSLKIRIHSVGNTSERKYSSWIGGSILSSLGTFHQLWVSKAEYEEVGADKLIVSRFR is encoded by the coding sequence ATGTCATCATCCACGTTAGCCCCACAAGTATATGGTGCAGATGAGATAAATGCTGTAGTTCTTGATCCGGGCTCATATACTATAAGAGCTGGTTTTGGTGGTTACGATTCACCGACCTTAGTGTTTCCATCCAGTTATGGGGAACATCctaaaaaagaaggggaAGATGGCTTTGTGCGgatatttgatgaaaattcgTTGTACGCACATCCTCAATCGAATACCGTAATCAAACCAATCATGAAAGACAATTTAGTGCAAGACTGGGATGGAGCGATTGAGCAATACGAGCACATGTTTAAACTCATGGATGTTGATCCAAATGAGCAACCGCTACTTCTTACTGAATCGACTATGAACTCGCATAAAAACAAAGTTAAAGCACTTGAAGTATTCTTAGAGCAGGAGCAATTTTGTGCGTTTTACGCAGTTAAGCAGCCAACGTGTGTTTCATTTGCGCATGGGAGACCGAACTGCCTTGTTGTGGATATAGGGCATGATTTATTAACCGCAACACCAGTAATAGATGGTATATGCCTTAAGAAACAGGTGATGGGAACAAAGTATGCAGGTGCTTTTGTGGATCAGCAATTACGGCAATTCCtagaggagaagaagattaaGTACAATCCAATATACTCTGTCAAATCAAAGAAACCGACATATTGGGAATCGCCAGAATCACATTCGCAGTTTGAGCCGAAAACATTTGACAATGAAGTTGATCCTTCAGTTGAATCTTTCAATATGAACAGAACCATCCaggaaatgaaagaaacGCTTCTAGAATGTTGTGCTGAGGATGAACAGGTGGAGCGTAAGGATTTTAGCGATGGCGAAGGGAAGCATGATGGCAATAAAAATACGGATGATGATACATTATACTTTGAGCTCCCAGATGGATTAAATGTTCCATTTACAAAGTATGAACGCCAACAGCTTTCAAACTCCCTGTTCAACCCACTTGAGACACTTAGTAAGCCTATTTGTGGATGGGAAAAGCCACATAATGGTGACATTATTTCCACCTTAGGTCACGGCTCGGAAAAAACAAGTAAAGAATATGTTCCGTTGAGAAGATCGAAAAGGCCAGACGAGAACAAATCTGAGAAAATGCAGGCAATTTTGGCAAAGTTTAAGCGTGAGAAGGCTCAAAGAGGAATGGGTGTGTCTAGATTGGTGCAAACTGTGTTGGATAACTTAGATATAGATCTTCGTCCCCAGTTGGCAAACAATATTGTTCTTACAGGAGCTACAAGCTTGATACCGCGCCTCAATGAGCGTTTGCATAGTGAGCTTACCGAAAGGAACCCAAGTCTAAAAATTAGAATCCACTCTGTTGGAAACACTAGTGAGAGAAAGTATTCCTCGTGGATTGGTGGCTCGATTTTGTCATCCCTAGGAACGTTCCACCAGCTTTGGGTTTCTAAAGCGGAATATGAAGAGGTTGGTGCTGATAAATTGATAGTCAGCAGGTTTAGGTAG